A window from Ignavibacteriota bacterium encodes these proteins:
- a CDS encoding thiol-activated cytolysin family protein: MKNQITKLFSFIVLISFFIASCTEDGPNEVDTKKNAADIQEYISKLNYNPEEMLNYQDTGGEESLKEVLQDTSETINDGNTVTVCRTTTYNLKKNFDQVAILRPTTGIVWPGALVKGNQSLMDGIPESIGIERAPITISVNLPGIGENGIRTVKNPAASNVQAAIDSSLEWWNANAYEDGYSNAANSSFSLSTSYSSKQLSLDVGLNAEWASGNVSSQFNYFSDDTKKVVMAVFKQAFFDVIFDTPTSPEKVFGEEASLSKVQSIINNAAAPAYIKSVTYGRIIMFRMESKISYKSADIEAAFEYAAGYSVDGSLKSTYEEILKESSIDLVTIGGNAAVATEPISSANSNSATSILDKVRDIISGENATYRRSNPGVPIAYSVFYLKDNSLAKLGYTTEYTANECVTTQKYNTIDIFLSNFTPISDCDGIEGDGEFNFDVYIQNRGGGNLHHYSKSLTSGEQSNPINKTYQIKMEKSLGQKFTVKFVCTETDKSIFGVVYSDDRMNAREGAITYEFNSSGGWGVAGTGAALPSGATQIITLGSDNCQVKLTYNISIY, encoded by the coding sequence ATGAAAAACCAAATAACAAAATTATTTTCTTTTATTGTCTTAATATCTTTTTTTATTGCGTCTTGTACCGAGGATGGTCCCAATGAAGTAGATACGAAAAAAAATGCCGCAGATATTCAAGAATACATTTCTAAATTAAATTATAATCCCGAGGAAATGTTAAATTATCAAGATACCGGGGGTGAGGAATCCCTAAAAGAAGTTTTGCAAGATACTTCAGAGACTATTAACGATGGTAACACAGTAACCGTTTGCAGAACAACAACTTATAATTTGAAGAAAAATTTTGATCAGGTCGCAATTTTAAGACCAACAACTGGAATAGTTTGGCCAGGCGCATTGGTTAAGGGAAATCAATCTTTAATGGATGGAATTCCCGAATCAATTGGAATTGAAAGAGCGCCAATTACAATAAGCGTCAATTTGCCGGGAATAGGTGAAAATGGAATTCGTACTGTAAAAAATCCTGCGGCTTCCAATGTTCAAGCCGCAATTGATTCATCTTTAGAATGGTGGAACGCCAACGCTTACGAAGATGGATATTCAAATGCAGCAAATTCATCATTTAGTTTAAGCACTTCATATAGCTCAAAACAACTTTCTTTGGATGTTGGATTAAACGCAGAGTGGGCTTCCGGAAATGTTAGTTCACAGTTTAATTATTTTAGTGATGACACCAAAAAGGTTGTAATGGCAGTTTTTAAACAAGCTTTTTTTGATGTAATTTTTGATACTCCAACTTCTCCGGAAAAAGTTTTTGGTGAAGAAGCTTCTTTGAGCAAAGTACAAAGTATAATTAATAATGCCGCGGCTCCGGCATATATAAAATCTGTAACTTATGGAAGAATAATTATGTTTAGAATGGAATCGAAAATCAGTTATAAATCAGCAGATATAGAAGCTGCTTTTGAGTATGCCGCCGGATATTCTGTTGATGGAAGTTTGAAATCAACTTACGAAGAAATTTTAAAAGAATCTTCAATCGATTTGGTAACAATTGGCGGAAATGCTGCTGTTGCTACTGAACCAATAAGTTCAGCAAATTCAAATTCTGCAACCTCAATTTTGGATAAAGTTAGAGATATAATTTCCGGTGAAAATGCGACTTACAGAAGAAGCAATCCCGGCGTGCCAATAGCTTATTCTGTGTTTTATTTAAAAGATAATTCCTTGGCAAAATTGGGATACACAACTGAATATACCGCAAATGAATGCGTGACTACACAAAAATATAATACAATTGATATTTTCTTGAGTAATTTTACTCCTATTTCAGATTGTGACGGAATTGAAGGTGATGGAGAATTTAATTTTGATGTTTATATTCAAAATAGAGGCGGTGGAAATTTGCACCATTATTCTAAATCACTTACAAGTGGCGAGCAATCAAATCCGATAAACAAAACTTATCAGATAAAAATGGAGAAATCGTTGGGACAGAAGTTTACGGTTAAATTTGTGTGCACGGAAACCGATAAAAGTATTTTCGGTGTTGTTTATTCAGATGATAGAATGAATGCAAGAGAGGGAGCTATTACATATGAATTTAATTCATCCGGAGGTTGGGGAGTTGCCGGCACTGGAGCAGCATTACCTTCGGGAGCTACACAAATAATTACTTTGGGCAGCGATAATTGCCAAGTCAAACTAACCTATAATATTTCAATTTATTAA
- a CDS encoding sigma-70 family RNA polymerase sigma factor, translating into MNEVTQMLVRVTEGNKEAVNSLFPIVYKELKQMAQSQLRHERIGHTLNATALVHEAYFKLVDQRIVQWQNKAHFFGIASQAMRRILINYANSRSAQKRGSGAANLTLIDGADEKIINTEDLIDLNSALLKLEELNERQSKIIEYWFFVGLTHEEIAEVIGMSLPTVRKDWRLARAWLSRELKTKKISNSL; encoded by the coding sequence ATGAATGAAGTAACACAAATGTTGGTTAGAGTAACAGAAGGAAATAAAGAAGCCGTTAACTCCCTTTTTCCAATTGTTTATAAAGAGCTTAAACAAATGGCTCAAAGTCAGCTAAGGCACGAAAGAATAGGCCACACTTTAAACGCAACCGCATTGGTTCATGAGGCTTATTTCAAATTGGTTGATCAAAGAATTGTACAATGGCAGAATAAAGCTCATTTTTTTGGAATTGCATCGCAAGCAATGAGAAGAATTTTAATTAATTATGCAAACAGCAGATCAGCACAAAAAAGAGGAAGCGGTGCTGCAAATCTTACCTTAATAGATGGTGCGGATGAAAAAATAATTAATACCGAAGATCTTATTGATTTGAACAGCGCACTTTTAAAGTTAGAAGAATTAAATGAGAGACAAAGTAAAATTATTGAGTATTGGTTTTTTGTTGGATTAACACACGAAGAAATTGCCGAAGTTATTGGAATGTCACTTCCAACCGTAAGAAAAGATTGGAGATTAGCCAGGGCTTGGTTAAGCAGAGAATTGAAAACTAAAAAGATTAGCAATTCTTTATGA
- a CDS encoding PaaI family thioesterase: protein MKQKVVNKQNNSKMCFVCGMENHIGLKASFYEMENNELVATFTPCELHQSYPGRLHGGIASTILDEAIGRAILMKDENMWGVTLELNVKFKKPVPYDEELKVICKITNETSRTFEGVGRIVLPNGDIAVVAEGKYFKMHVDKITDVDFTADQWFNVENENDPKEIEI, encoded by the coding sequence ATGAAACAAAAAGTTGTTAACAAACAAAATAATTCTAAAATGTGTTTTGTTTGTGGAATGGAAAATCACATTGGATTAAAAGCATCATTTTATGAAATGGAAAACAACGAACTTGTTGCCACTTTTACACCTTGCGAATTACATCAAAGTTATCCCGGAAGACTTCACGGCGGAATTGCTTCAACAATTTTAGATGAAGCTATCGGTCGCGCAATTCTTATGAAAGATGAAAATATGTGGGGTGTAACTTTGGAGCTTAATGTAAAATTTAAAAAACCCGTTCCGTATGATGAAGAGCTAAAAGTTATCTGCAAAATTACAAATGAAACATCCAGAACTTTTGAAGGCGTGGGTAGAATTGTTTTACCTAATGGTGATATAGCTGTTGTTGCAGAAGGAAAATATTTCAAAATGCATGTTGATAAAATTACCGATGTTGATTTTACCGCCGATCAATGGTTTAATGTGGAAAATGAAAACGATCCAAAAGAAATAGAAATATAA
- a CDS encoding sulfite exporter TauE/SafE family protein yields MFENILEYINTPYLWSLFILCGILIGMAKTGLSGAGLMIVPIMAHIFGGKLSVGIVLPMLIFADLFAVYYYHRHANWRYIFLSIPWALIGVIIATMFGNQINDLQFKNTLAIVILAAILIMLWQDFKRNQNKMLDNWWFAGLLGLTGGFASMIGNAAGPIMSLYLLSMCLPKNNYIGRSAWFFLIINVIKLPFHIFSWKTITLNTLSIDFFGIPTMLIGVLIGIKLVKLFPEKIYRYFILISTSLSAIFLL; encoded by the coding sequence ATGTTTGAAAATATATTGGAATATATAAATACTCCATATCTTTGGTCTCTGTTTATACTTTGTGGAATATTAATAGGTATGGCTAAAACTGGGCTTTCCGGAGCCGGTTTAATGATTGTACCAATTATGGCTCATATTTTCGGAGGTAAACTTTCTGTTGGAATTGTTTTACCGATGTTAATTTTTGCAGATTTATTCGCTGTTTATTATTATCATCGCCATGCAAATTGGCGATATATTTTTTTGTCGATTCCTTGGGCCCTGATCGGTGTTATAATTGCAACAATGTTTGGAAATCAAATTAACGATTTACAATTCAAAAATACTTTGGCAATTGTAATATTGGCGGCAATTTTAATAATGTTATGGCAAGATTTTAAACGTAATCAAAATAAAATGCTTGATAATTGGTGGTTTGCCGGTTTATTGGGATTAACGGGAGGTTTTGCATCAATGATTGGAAATGCTGCGGGACCAATTATGTCGCTTTATTTACTTTCGATGTGCCTACCAAAAAATAATTATATCGGTAGATCCGCTTGGTTTTTTCTCATTATTAATGTTATTAAATTACCCTTTCATATATTTAGTTGGAAAACAATTACGCTTAATACATTGTCAATTGATTTTTTTGGAATTCCCACAATGCTTATTGGTGTTTTAATAGGAATAAAATTAGTTAAGCTTTTTCCAGAAAAAATTTACAGATATTTTATTTTGATAAGTACAAGTTTATCTGCAATCTTTTTATTATAA
- a CDS encoding U32 family peptidase — MLQNSIEVMAPVGSWEALSAAIKAGCNSIYFGVEQLNMRARSSINFTVEDLAKVAEICKENKIKSYITLNTTLYDHDITLMKSIMDSAKQNGIDAVIVSDHAAMSYAKKINYPVHISTQSNVSNIETVEFYADYADVIVMARELSLQQVAYITNEIERKNIVGPSGGLIEVEVFAHGALCMAISGKCYLSLHSHNSSANRGACIQNCRREYTVIDKEEGIELDIDNEYIMSAKDLATIDFLDKVLNAGVKVLKIEGRGRAADYVYTTVKCYREAVDSILNGTYTKEKIEDWKNRLATVYNRGFWDGYYLGRKMGEWSDAYGSKATTKKIYLAKGIKYFSKINVAEFLLEAHSLKKGDSILITGPTTGVIETSVNEIRVDDKIVDEVKQGENFSIKIDELIRPSDKLYKVVES, encoded by the coding sequence ATGTTACAAAATAGTATAGAAGTTATGGCTCCGGTTGGTTCTTGGGAAGCCCTAAGCGCAGCAATTAAAGCGGGATGCAACTCAATTTATTTTGGTGTTGAACAATTAAATATGCGCGCTCGTTCTTCCATAAATTTTACAGTTGAAGATTTAGCAAAAGTTGCAGAAATATGTAAAGAAAATAAAATCAAATCATACATTACTCTTAACACAACTTTGTATGATCATGATATTACTTTAATGAAAAGTATAATGGATTCCGCAAAGCAAAATGGAATTGATGCTGTAATTGTTTCAGATCATGCTGCAATGAGTTATGCAAAAAAAATAAATTATCCGGTTCATATTTCTACTCAATCAAATGTAAGTAATATTGAAACGGTGGAATTCTATGCAGATTATGCAGATGTTATTGTAATGGCTCGTGAATTAAGCTTACAGCAAGTTGCATATATAACAAATGAAATTGAACGAAAGAATATTGTTGGTCCCTCCGGTGGTTTAATTGAAGTAGAAGTTTTTGCACACGGTGCGCTTTGTATGGCCATTTCCGGAAAATGTTATTTAAGTCTTCACTCACACAATTCATCGGCAAACCGCGGTGCTTGCATTCAAAATTGCAGAAGAGAATATACGGTTATTGATAAAGAAGAAGGTATTGAACTCGATATTGATAACGAATATATTATGAGCGCAAAAGATTTGGCAACAATTGATTTTCTTGATAAAGTTTTAAATGCCGGAGTAAAAGTTTTAAAAATTGAAGGTCGTGGAAGAGCTGCGGATTATGTTTATACAACTGTAAAATGTTACCGAGAAGCTGTTGATTCAATATTAAACGGAACTTACACAAAAGAAAAAATTGAAGATTGGAAAAATAGATTAGCAACAGTTTACAATCGCGGATTTTGGGATGGTTATTATCTTGGAAGAAAAATGGGAGAGTGGAGCGATGCTTACGGTTCCAAAGCTACGACAAAGAAAATATATCTTGCAAAAGGAATAAAATATTTTTCAAAAATTAATGTTGCTGAGTTTTTGCTTGAAGCTCATTCTTTGAAAAAAGGTGATAGTATTTTAATTACTGGACCAACAACAGGAGTAATTGAAACTTCAGTTAATGAAATTCGTGTTGATGATAAAATTGTTGATGAAGTAAAACAAGGCGAAAACTTCTCAATAAAAATTGATGAATTAATTAGACCATCCGATAAGTTATATAAAGTTGTAGAAAGTTAA
- a CDS encoding serine/threonine protein kinase → MKNNWEKINELFAKALELDEKNRIEFLKQNCGNDKQLFDEIISLLNEDEKIHPLLDKKASELINVEEKLNFIGQQIGNYKLIKEIASGGMGTVFLAERCDGIFEQKVALKIIKPGLSTIPIIRRFQHERQILANLQHPNIARLFDGGVTDDRRPFFTMEFVDGIPIDEYCDQQKLTIALRLKLFIKVCETVQYAHNNLVIHRDLKPNNILIQNDGTIKLLDFGISKVLSAEVDNHDLPTITQAEINLLTPEYSSPEQIKNSKVSVSTDVYSLGLILFKLLSGKSAHEFNSRTFNEFEKVICDQTIPKPSTVITNSNNEVFDNRKIHFVKLKKLLNGDLDNICQMALRKEPERRYASVEMLSYDIERYLNNLPILARKESFSYLAKKFIIRHKKAVIANFALFIIINGLIFYYTIQLKEQRDKANWEARKAEQVASFLQELFLVADPDESKGRTITARELLDRGASKLMVELEEDPEIKSQLLNTIGNVYTNLGLLNSAEKIFLEIKNKKNLSAIDKQTYVETLTNLGRTYGLNGKYDLAGEILLVAKDEAEKSLSAKHHLLGELYNSLGTHYYQIAKFDSSTKYYKKAEQNFVSNYGNENEQLSTILYNLGVLEFDKGNLEISDSLYRKSLEMHVKIKGELNAQTATIQNELASVLRHSGKYKEAEELYKKALNTRIKIFGNNHADIAHTLNHLSRLYYNQEQFEKAEHLARQSLEIRENLYDETHPEVSASRSSLAGTLMGLNKFQEAEKLYRLAYNASKKKFGNSHPYTPALLGNIGNSLMEQQKFDEAEKAIKESISILEKLSSYRPAFRSGRIVSLADLYNRTKRYKEAEELLRNEIKILDENKIKDGWLTGTIESQLGFSLHKQSNDIEAEGLLINGYNHIKKSKVENSLQTKKALNKIIEFYTSKKRKDKVEEYIKQLHK, encoded by the coding sequence ATGAAAAATAATTGGGAAAAAATTAATGAATTATTCGCTAAAGCTTTAGAATTAGATGAAAAAAACCGAATTGAGTTTTTAAAACAAAATTGCGGAAATGATAAACAATTATTTGATGAAATAATTTCCCTACTAAATGAAGATGAAAAAATTCATCCACTGCTTGATAAAAAAGCAAGTGAATTAATTAATGTTGAAGAAAAATTAAATTTCATCGGACAGCAAATTGGCAATTACAAATTAATTAAAGAAATTGCCAGCGGCGGAATGGGAACTGTTTTTCTTGCAGAAAGATGCGATGGAATTTTTGAACAGAAAGTTGCACTCAAAATTATTAAACCCGGATTAAGCACAATTCCGATTATTCGCAGATTTCAACACGAGCGACAAATTTTAGCAAATCTTCAACATCCCAACATTGCAAGACTTTTTGATGGCGGAGTTACGGATGACAGACGACCGTTTTTCACAATGGAATTTGTTGATGGAATTCCCATTGATGAATATTGTGATCAGCAAAAATTAACAATTGCGCTGAGATTAAAACTATTTATTAAAGTTTGTGAAACTGTTCAATATGCTCATAATAATTTGGTAATTCATAGAGATTTAAAACCAAATAATATTCTTATTCAAAATGATGGAACAATAAAACTTTTAGATTTTGGAATATCAAAAGTATTAAGTGCGGAAGTGGATAATCATGATTTGCCAACAATCACGCAAGCAGAAATTAATTTATTAACTCCGGAATATTCTTCGCCGGAGCAAATTAAAAACAGTAAAGTTTCGGTTTCCACAGATGTTTATTCGCTGGGATTAATTTTATTCAAACTTCTTTCGGGAAAATCTGCGCACGAATTTAATTCGAGAACTTTTAACGAATTTGAAAAAGTAATTTGCGATCAAACAATTCCCAAACCCAGTACAGTAATAACAAATTCCAACAATGAAGTTTTTGATAATAGAAAAATTCATTTTGTGAAATTAAAAAAATTGCTGAACGGCGATTTGGATAATATTTGTCAAATGGCTTTACGCAAAGAGCCCGAACGAAGATATGCATCGGTTGAAATGCTTTCTTATGATATTGAACGATACTTAAATAATTTACCAATTCTTGCAAGGAAAGAATCATTTTCATATTTGGCAAAGAAATTTATTATTCGTCATAAAAAGGCAGTGATTGCAAATTTTGCACTTTTTATAATTATAAATGGATTGATTTTTTACTACACAATTCAACTAAAAGAACAAAGAGATAAAGCAAATTGGGAAGCGAGAAAAGCTGAGCAAGTCGCATCGTTTTTGCAAGAATTATTTTTAGTTGCCGATCCGGATGAATCAAAAGGGCGGACAATAACTGCGCGCGAATTATTAGATAGAGGAGCTTCTAAACTAATGGTAGAATTAGAAGAAGATCCCGAAATTAAATCGCAGCTTCTAAACACAATTGGAAATGTTTATACAAATTTAGGCTTGTTAAATTCTGCAGAGAAAATTTTTTTGGAAATAAAAAACAAAAAAAACTTATCCGCAATTGATAAACAAACTTATGTAGAAACTTTAACTAATTTAGGCAGAACATACGGACTAAATGGAAAATATGATTTAGCCGGGGAGATTTTATTAGTTGCAAAAGATGAAGCTGAAAAATCATTATCTGCGAAACATCATTTATTAGGCGAACTTTACAATAGTTTGGGAACACACTATTATCAAATTGCAAAGTTTGATAGCTCCACAAAATATTATAAAAAAGCCGAGCAAAATTTTGTTTCAAACTATGGAAACGAAAATGAACAGCTTTCAACTATTCTGTATAATTTAGGAGTTTTAGAATTTGATAAAGGTAATCTTGAGATAAGTGATTCACTTTATCGGAAATCTTTGGAAATGCATGTAAAAATTAAAGGTGAATTAAATGCACAAACAGCAACAATTCAAAATGAATTAGCAAGTGTTTTAAGACATAGTGGAAAATATAAAGAAGCTGAAGAATTATATAAAAAAGCATTAAACACAAGAATAAAAATTTTCGGAAACAACCATGCAGATATTGCCCACACGCTAAACCATCTTTCGCGTTTATATTATAATCAAGAACAATTTGAGAAAGCCGAACATTTAGCAAGACAATCTTTAGAAATAAGAGAAAATTTATATGATGAAACCCACCCGGAAGTTTCTGCAAGCAGAAGCAGTTTAGCGGGAACTTTAATGGGATTAAATAAATTTCAAGAAGCTGAAAAATTATATCGTTTAGCATATAATGCTTCAAAGAAAAAATTTGGTAATAGCCATCCGTACACTCCGGCTCTATTAGGTAACATTGGTAATTCGTTAATGGAGCAGCAAAAATTTGATGAAGCAGAAAAAGCCATTAAAGAATCAATAAGCATTTTGGAAAAACTTTCATCTTATAGACCAGCATTTAGATCGGGAAGAATTGTATCACTTGCTGATCTTTACAATAGAACCAAACGTTATAAAGAAGCTGAAGAATTGTTAAGAAATGAAATAAAAATTTTAGATGAAAACAAAATAAAAGACGGATGGCTTACTGGCACTATAGAAAGTCAACTTGGTTTCAGTTTGCATAAACAATCAAATGATATTGAAGCCGAAGGATTACTAATAAATGGATATAATCATATAAAAAAAAGCAAAGTAGAAAATAGTTTACAGACCAAAAAAGCCCTAAATAAAATTATAGAATTTTATACCTCAAAAAAAAGAAAAGATAAAGTTGAAGAATATATAAAACAGCTGCACAAATGA
- a CDS encoding ferredoxin — protein MISISYFRNKCIGCNACVEANPERWRVSKKDGKCNLIGSKEKKGIFTIQVGNDELQTLEAASKNCPAKIIKFTIK, from the coding sequence ATGATATCCATTTCATATTTCAGAAATAAATGCATTGGTTGCAATGCTTGTGTAGAAGCAAATCCGGAGAGGTGGAGAGTTTCAAAGAAAGACGGAAAATGTAATTTAATTGGCAGTAAAGAAAAGAAAGGAATTTTTACTATACAAGTCGGAAATGATGAATTACAAACTTTAGAAGCCGCATCAAAAAATTGTCCAGCAAAAATTATTAAATTTACAATTAAATAA
- a CDS encoding creatininase family protein, with protein sequence MSIRPYVLSELNWKTVKESDYNVAVLPWGATEAHNYHLPYSTDSYQSEYIAIESAKIACEKGAKIFVLPTIPFGVNVAQLKIKLTININPSTQFSILNDVVDSLSKQKIQKLIILNGHGGNDFKPAIRELQNIFPDIFIGQINWFQILKHSNYFEEAGEHADEMETSNMLAIKPDLVLPLNDAGEGRLNKFTITGFNEGWAWAPRLWHKATHDTGIGNPRKALAKKGEKYLNDIITKISQTLFELSETDIENIYEK encoded by the coding sequence ATGTCAATCAGACCGTATGTTTTATCTGAATTAAATTGGAAAACTGTAAAAGAATCGGATTACAATGTTGCCGTTTTACCATGGGGTGCAACCGAAGCCCACAATTATCATCTTCCTTATTCAACAGATTCATATCAAAGTGAATACATTGCAATTGAATCTGCAAAAATTGCTTGTGAAAAAGGTGCAAAAATTTTTGTGCTTCCAACAATTCCGTTCGGTGTAAATGTTGCGCAGTTAAAAATTAAATTAACAATAAATATTAATCCTTCAACTCAGTTTTCTATTTTAAATGATGTTGTTGATTCACTTTCAAAGCAAAAGATTCAAAAATTGATTATTCTAAATGGACACGGCGGAAATGATTTTAAGCCAGCAATTAGAGAGCTGCAGAATATTTTTCCAGATATTTTTATTGGGCAAATTAATTGGTTCCAAATATTAAAACACTCAAATTATTTTGAAGAAGCTGGCGAACATGCAGATGAAATGGAAACAAGCAATATGCTCGCAATTAAACCAGATTTGGTTTTGCCGCTTAACGATGCCGGTGAAGGAAGGTTAAATAAATTTACAATTACCGGTTTTAATGAAGGCTGGGCTTGGGCTCCTCGGCTTTGGCACAAAGCTACACATGATACTGGAATTGGAAATCCCAGAAAAGCTTTAGCTAAAAAGGGTGAAAAATATTTGAACGATATTATCACAAAAATTTCTCAAACACTCTTTGAGCTTTCCGAAACGGACATTGAAAATATCTACGAAAAGTAA
- the xth gene encoding exodeoxyribonuclease III — protein MKTLKMISWNVNGIRAVAKKGFHDWLNSENPDILCIQETKAWEEQLDDSLTKIDGYNSYFSQAEKKGYSGTAIYSKEKPLNVQKGIGVTEFDSEGRFVIAEFKDFVLYNIYYPNGKKDAIRLKYKMDFYDAFQIHAVDLLNKGKKIIVCGDVNTAHKEIDLARPKENSKVSGFLPEEREWIDKFLADGFMDTLRMFNDKPEVYTWWDQVTRARERNVGWRIDYFFISENLKKNITNAFVLPDIMGSDHCPVGIEMKF, from the coding sequence ATGAAAACTTTAAAAATGATTTCCTGGAATGTCAACGGAATTCGAGCGGTGGCAAAAAAAGGATTTCACGATTGGCTCAATTCTGAAAACCCGGATATTCTTTGCATTCAAGAAACAAAGGCGTGGGAAGAACAGCTTGATGATTCTCTTACAAAAATAGATGGATACAATTCTTATTTTTCTCAAGCAGAAAAAAAAGGTTACAGCGGAACGGCAATTTATTCCAAGGAAAAACCATTAAATGTGCAAAAAGGAATCGGGGTTACAGAGTTTGATAGTGAAGGGAGATTTGTAATTGCAGAATTTAAAGATTTTGTTTTATACAATATTTATTATCCAAATGGAAAGAAAGATGCAATTCGTTTAAAATATAAAATGGATTTTTACGATGCTTTTCAAATTCATGCTGTCGATTTGTTGAATAAAGGAAAGAAAATTATTGTCTGCGGTGATGTAAATACTGCGCATAAAGAAATAGATTTAGCCCGACCAAAAGAAAACTCAAAAGTTTCTGGATTTTTACCGGAAGAACGAGAATGGATTGATAAATTTTTAGCAGATGGATTTATGGATACATTGCGAATGTTTAATGATAAGCCGGAAGTTTATACTTGGTGGGATCAAGTTACAAGAGCGCGCGAACGTAATGTTGGCTGGAGAATTGATTACTTTTTCATTAGCGAAAATTTGAAGAAAAATATTACAAATGCTTTTGTTCTACCGGATATAATGGGCTCTGATCATTGTCCCGTTGGTATAGAAATGAAATTTTAA
- a CDS encoding UTP--glucose-1-phosphate uridylyltransferase yields the protein MNIKKALITSAGKDRQNLPLQKLIDRDGNEKSILNIFIEDILKAGIEEIGIVVRPGDEKAYSSVAGNFSNKLEFVKQKEPLGYGHAIYCAKDFIGNTPFLHLVGDHLNISRVNEGCAAKVVRIAKSEKCSVSAVQPTNESLLPYFGAIGGKRIQGKQGLYKIEKVIEKPTPTEAEQDLIVPGLRASNYLCFFGTHVLTSTVFSILENLLNKSKNLTSVTLSDALNELCKHEQYLAIEDNGWRYNLGEKYGYLTAQLALALNGVDRDVVLSNLLEILAMQKLGENNNR from the coding sequence ATGAATATTAAAAAAGCTTTAATAACTTCAGCCGGAAAGGATCGTCAAAATTTACCCCTCCAAAAACTGATTGACAGAGATGGGAATGAAAAATCAATATTAAATATTTTTATTGAAGACATACTTAAGGCAGGTATAGAGGAAATTGGTATTGTTGTTAGACCTGGTGATGAAAAAGCTTATTCTTCGGTTGCTGGAAATTTTTCAAACAAGCTGGAATTCGTAAAACAAAAAGAACCTCTTGGTTATGGTCATGCAATTTATTGTGCAAAAGATTTTATCGGCAACACTCCTTTTTTACATCTTGTGGGTGACCACCTAAATATCAGTCGGGTTAATGAAGGGTGCGCTGCAAAGGTTGTTAGAATAGCGAAATCCGAAAAATGTTCCGTTTCCGCTGTTCAGCCTACAAATGAGTCCTTGCTTCCATATTTCGGGGCAATTGGTGGAAAGAGAATTCAAGGAAAACAAGGATTATACAAAATTGAAAAAGTAATTGAAAAACCTACTCCCACCGAAGCCGAACAGGACCTCATTGTTCCCGGTTTAAGAGCAAGTAATTATCTTTGTTTTTTTGGTACACATGTTTTAACTTCAACTGTATTTTCTATTTTAGAGAATTTATTGAATAAATCAAAAAACTTAACTTCTGTTACTCTTTCTGATGCTTTGAATGAGCTGTGTAAACATGAACAATATTTAGCCATTGAAGATAATGGATGGCGTTATAACCTTGGTGAAAAATATGGTTATCTAACAGCCCAATTGGCGCTAGCTTTAAATGGTGTTGATCGAGACGTTGTTCTATCAAATCTATTAGAAATACTTGCTATGCAAAAATTGGGTGAAAATAACAATAGGTAA